In the genome of Parus major isolate Abel chromosome 2, Parus_major1.1, whole genome shotgun sequence, one region contains:
- the SRI gene encoding sorcin — MAYPGQPATGGFYQGVYGGAPGGPAFPGQAQDPLYGYFAAVGGQDGQIDADELQRCLTQSGIAGAYKPFNLETCRLMISMLDRDMSGTLGFNEFKELWAVINGWKQHFVSFDSDGSGAVDRQELEKALMAMGFRLSPQAVTAITKRYSTQGKIAFDDYIACCVKLRALTECFRRRDATQQGFVNFHYDDFIQCVMSI, encoded by the exons ATGGCGTATCCCGGGCAGCCGGCGACCGGCGGGTTCTACCAGGGCGTG TatggaggggctccaggaggaCCAGCATTCCCTGGACAAGCTCAGGATCCTTTGTATGGTTATTTTGCTGCAGTAGGAGGGCAG GATGGACAAATAGATGCTGATGAGCTACAGAGATGTCTCACCCAGTCAGGGATTGCAGGAGCATATAAAC cttttaacTTAGAGACTTGCAGACTTATGATCTCAATGCTGGAT AGAGATATGTCTGGCACACTGGGATTTAACGAGTTTAAAGAACTCTGGGCCGTGATCAATGGCTGGAAGCAACACTTTGTAAGTTTTGACAGTGATGGAAGTGGTGCAGTGGATCGTCAGGAACTGGAGAAAGCCTTGATGGCTATGG gATTTAGACTGAGCCCACAGGCTGTGACTGCAATCACAAAGCGATACAGCACTCAAGGAAAGATTGCATTTGATGATTACATTGCCTGCTGTGTGAAACTCAGAGCTCTCACTG AGTGCTTTAGAAGAAGGGATGCAACTCAGCAGGGTTTTGTTAACTTCCACTATGATGAT TTCATACAGTGTGTTATGAGCATCTAA